CCGGTCAATCCGTTTAACGCCTCGTAAAGCTTTAATTTAAGCGAGTGCGTAGTCGCATATCCACCAACTCGATACTGCCAAGCCACTAAACGGCCCCGCAATGCGCCATATAACTGCTTGACATTGAATCCATCAATATTGGTAGTGCGCACAGCAACCTCTTCACGGAGCGCGATGTCATTAAGATAATAAGCAAGTTCCTTTCCCTGTTCTTGCTTAAAATAGAGCAACAGATCAGTCCGAACCGGAATACCAGACAAACTCCCCTCCCAAGCAGAATATTCGTCATAACCTAAAAAACGAACAGACGGCTCCGGCGCATGCAATGGTCTAAAGCCTGGCATCGTAAATCGACCTGACGCAGCAGGGACATCTGGAGAGTTTAATACTCGCGATATAATAAGTGTGGAAACAGCAAGACTAGCGCTTAGAAGGACCGCAGCAATGACCCGTGTTTTAATGGCCTGGGAATCGGGTTCCGGCGCCGCTTCCGACGTTTCTGCTCCACTCGCGGCCCGCCTCATCAGCACAAACATGAATAACCCGAAGAAAGCGAGATAGACAACCCAACCATAGAATTCATGGTCATAAACCAGCGCGCTTTCCATTTTGGAATAATGAGCAATCAGTACCAACGAATATATTCGGACCCAGTTGGCAACCACGCCAACAACACAAGCCGCCAAAACAATCATTACGCGCTGAGTGAAAAGAGGGAAGTACAAGGCCGCCATAATAATAGAAAGCGCCAGACTGGTTAACAAATAGACCAAGCCACTACATCCGTGCGCAACCTCAAGAACACCATACGCCAATTCAATTTTAAAACCATCGATGTAAGCTGGAATCTGCAGTATCTCGAGCCCGAACTCTGTAACAGCCACAGCCACAACCCTGAGAGGTACGCTCAAAACTTCCCAAAAGGGGATGGCAGTATACAAAAGCCCTATGGGGATTATCGTTGCCCTAGCAGCGGCCCCGCCAAACACACCGTACACCCATGCAAACAACAGAGCAGGCATTAACAGCAACATTACAATGCGGACCTGCACATAGTCTGCAAGAACAAATAAACCCCCCATAGCAACACAGGTCATCATTGCTAGAAACGTTTCATACTTTGCAGCAGCAGCTGCAAAAGCTCCGTCCTGTTGATGCCGCTCATACAAAAGGTACAACGTACAAGCCAGCACCATATAACCATGTGCATAGGTTTCTGAAAACTTGCCCCAGTAACCTGCCAGCGCACGCCATGCTTCAATAACAGGCAAGAAAAAGACCAGTAATAGCAGCACTAAAACAACATTGGTAAAATTGCGGTTTCTCGACAATCCAGCAACTACTGACATGTAGCCACCTCAGCTTGTCGCGCACCATAGAGCTCGCACATCCTCACTGCCATCTGATCAGCGGAATAACGCCGCATAAAACGATCATCTCGGCAGGATTCCTGCCCGGCTACCACCTGTAATGCTTCCAGCAAAGCATGGGGTTTAGATTGATCATAAATGTGGCAACCGTTGAAACCTTTCAAACTGCCCAATCCACCTACACCGTTACATACCAAGTGCCTACCCAAAGCCAATGTTTCCAAGCCAACCATCGGCATACCTTCATGCTCCGAGCACATGACCACCGCGTGGAACTGAGAGAGATAGCCGGCAGAGTTGTTGACATGACCGTGGAAGCTGACCCTATGTTCAAGACCCGCGGCTTTGACACTGCCCATCAACGATGATCGCTCCGACCCATCGCCAACGATATGAAATCGCCAATGACTGTCAGGGTTCATGCTGCAATGTTCAGTTGCCGCCTGTATAAACCTATCAACTCGCTTTACAGGCTCTAGCCGGCCCACTATGCCAATGTGCAATTTATCCTGCTCCAAATCCTTGCTCGCAGCCGCTACGGCAGACTCGAGAGCACATAGATCAATGGCATTTTCAACCAAACTCACTCGAGAGCTGCCCAGCTGTGCTTGCAGCTCTGGCAACATAGGCTCAGATACAGCGATGGTACGTACGCATTTACGACGAGCCATCCATTGATCTAAGCCACGAAGAACACGCTGAGGAATCGATGGTGTAAATTCGGCCCCGCCGTGCACGGTACGGAACAATTGCATTCCGCCACTCAATCCTTTGCAGAGCGCTGCGATCAGATGTTCTTTTAGCCGGTGGCTGTGGATAATATGAGGCTGGAAATCACGAACTATTTGCCTGGAGGCAAACACTAGGGTAGCGAAACATAATTTGGATTCATCAAGAACGTATACGGGGATTTTGTCCTTACGCAGGCGCAGCGCCAACTCACCCTCATTCAACAACAAGACCCTGACATCAAGCCCTTGTCGTTTCAGGTTGCGAACCAGCATCCAAATCTGGACTTCCGCGCCAGCCCACAAATCGCCAGACGCCACGTGTAAAACCTTTGATACCATGGGCGAACCCCTTGCAAATCCTTTTACAGCCCGCTATTTTACCACGCTTGCAATTATATTTGGAACGGACGTCAAATGTTAACCGCGGCATTCTGGATCAGCTTGCTGGGAGTGGTTTACAGCTATTTCCTCTACCCTTTCATACTGCTCTTGCTTACCAAAGCCAAGAATGCAAAGCCTTCGGCTGAGAACATAACCAACGAGTTGCCGTTTGTCTCATTGGTCATTACCGCGTACAACGAAGAGCGGAATATCGCAGACAAGCTTGATGACACCTTAAAGGTTACCTACCCCGGGCAACTCGAAATAATCGTCGCATCAGATGGCTCAACCGACAAAACCGACGAAATCGTCAACGCCTATGCGGATAGGGGTGTAAAGCTGGTCCGGCCGGAACAGAGACTCGGCAAGGAAAACGCCCAAAAACACGCTATTGCTCATTGTGCTGGCAGTATAGTGGTTTTTTCGGATGTTAGTACAAAAATACCGGAAGACGCCCTGGTTCACGTTGTAAAGTATTTCGACGATCCGCGTATCGGCGCGATTTCATCCGAAGACCGCTTCATCGCCAATGACAACAACGAGACACCGGGCGAAGGCCTGTATGTTCGCTATGAAATGTGGCTACGCAGCCTGGAATCCAAACTCGCAGGGCTGGTTGGCCTGAGCGGTTCTTTTTTTGCTGCCCGCATCAATATTTGCCAGGAGTGGGACATCCGATCGCCGAGTGACTTCAATACGGCACTGCAGTGTGCCCGCCAGGGGTACAAGGCCGTTACCGCACCCGATGTATTGGGATACTACAAAGACTTGGCCGACCCTAAAAAGGAATACCAACGTAAGTTACGCACTGTCATCAGAGGCATGACCGCCGTATCGCGCAATCCTGCCTGCCTCAACCCTCTGGCATTTGGCTTGTTCGCATTTCAGCTGTTCAGTCACAAAATCATGCGCTGGCTGGTGCCCTGCTTTATGGTTGCCTGCTTATTCCTTAATGCCATCCTGGTTATGTCCGGCGGCGCCTGGATTTACCAGGCCCTGTTAGCCTGTCAGCTTGGCTTCTACAGCCTGGCGCTGCTTGGTCACGCCCTACCAGCGCTGCAGTCCGTGAGTGTGATCCGCTTGATGGTATTTTTTGTTCGCGTTAATTTCGCGCTGTTAGACGCAGGCATACAATTCGTTTCCGGCAAGCGAATGACGGTGTGGGAGCCATCCAAGCGGTGATGTTTGGCACAGCCGCCCCCGTGGGTGAAAGTATCTTACTGTCTACGCAGGAACCGCCAGGTACTCTCCTTGACGGGCATCTGACAAGCTATTTCGAATCCGGCACGGCGGCGCTGGCAGCAGCAATACGGTTAACAAGGGACTCGCGTCAATTGGCGAGGCCTCACGTCATAATTCCCGGCTACTGTTGTCCCGACTTGGTTGCTGCCTGCCTATACGCGGACGTCGAAATCCGAGTGGCAGACACGCTGCCAGATGCACCCTTTTATTGCCGCCAGTCACTTGATGCCATGCTGGATTCGGATACATTAGCTGTCATTTGCGTCAATTTTTGCGGATTGCATGAGCATATTGAGCACGTAAAAGAACTGCTCCGCGCGCGCGAATCAAAAGCCATCATCATTGAGGATTGGGCCCAATACCATCCACAGGCCTCAGACACGCGGATGCCAATTGACGGGCTGGCAATTCGTTCTTTTGGCAAAGGGAAACCTGCGAGTATATTGACCGCTGGCGCAGTCATCTGTTCGCCGAATTTCAAACAGCAGGCCGGGAAAAGTTGGGAAAACTTCGAATTTGCACCGCCGTCGTTATCACCGCTTAAGATCTGCGCATTTAACACGATTCTGACCCCCGAAGTGTATCGCCTCGCGCTTTTGTTTGGCGTCATTCGCCCAGGCAAAACCGAGTTCCACCCACTAAAACAAGTAACCAGATACCACGCGGCAGATATGCAGCTCCTGGCCGCCAATATCGCAGCCTGGCAACGAGGGCCGAATCAGGCTCAACAGGCCATTGTGGCCCACCTGGAAGATCATACTGGCATGCAGCCCATCAACGATCTCAGTCACTATCGACAGAGCCGCCTGCTCAGAATTCCAGTTCTATTGCAAGACAAGGTCCACCGGGATGAAGTGCTTCGCAAGGGTGCGAGCCTCGGTCTGAGCCCAATGTATCAGAAACCCATAATAGAAGTTGCAGGCGTCCCAACGGACGCGATTACACGACACGATTGCAAAAACGCTGCAGTGCTCGCCGACAGACTGATTACCCTACCCTGTCACGGCAGGCTGCGAGCGACACAAATCAATAAGCTTTTACAACTGATATCCGGATCAAACGCCCATGACTAAGCCTACACCCAAAGAGCTTAAACGGCAGATAAAACAGCTAAGACAACGGATTTCAGCGACTCGCAAAGCGATAGAGGCACGCGAGGGTGAGGATACCAGCGATTTGCTAGAGCAAAACAGGGTCGACAGTGCAGATTTGAAGCTGCTGGAAAAATCGCTTAAACAGCAACTAAATAAGGTCTGCGATTCCAACGAAGACGAGATCAAGGCACTAATTCCTCCTGCGTTTGAACCTCTGCAAAAACGCGCTGGCACTGACTTCACGATCATTGAGGCCGACCTTGAATCACAAGGCTGGCAGGAATTCTCTGAGAAGCATACGCGAACAACCAGTTGCCACGGCCCCGCGCTTTTGAACGCGATTCATCAGGCCTATCAACATGACGCTATAGTCCTGTTAGCGAAGGAGGGCGACGCCATTCTTGGCGTTCTGCCTATCGTAATACTCGACAGCCCTATTTTCGGTCGCTACGGCGCCTCAATTCCTTATTTTAATTATGGCGGCCCACTCACCCACTATTCCGATGTTGCTGAAGCGCTTATTGCTTATTGCAAAACCCTGCTGACAGAATACCAACTCAAACACATACTCATCAGAACCTGTCTGGAGGGATTGCCATTCAGCTGCTCAACAGATAAAGCATCCATGATTCTTCCGCTGCCCTCCAACAGCAGCGCGCTGGATGGTTCATTAGGCTCAAAAGTAAGATCGCAGGTTAAAAAAGCCGGCGATAATTCATTCAGCTTCGAAACGGGGCATTCGGATTTACTGGACGACTTTCACAAGGTACTTTCTGAGAACATGAGGGACCTTGGGTCTCCCTTTCACGGCAAAACATTTTTTACACACTTACTTAACCAACTCGGTGAGCGATGCATCTTAGCCGTGGCTTACCTTGATGATCATCCAGTATCCGCAGGCCTGCTCGTAGCAAGTGACACTACGCTGGAAATTCCATGGGCGTCCACAACCAGAAGTGGCAATAGATTAAATGCCAACATGTGGTTCTATCATCAAGTCCTGACTTATGCGGTAGAACACAATTTCGCATTCTTTGACTTTGGACGATCAAGCATTGACGCAGGGACCTTTAAGTTCAAAAAGCAGTGGGGCGCCAACCCTGTACAACACTATTGGTACACAATATCGAACACCCAACAAAGCTCTGCTGCCCCCGCTGCGAAGGAGTTTGGTCTTTTAGTGAAGTGCTGGCAACAGCTACCCGTATGGCTTGCGCGTCCGATAGGTGCTTATATTATTCGGGGTATCGCGTAATATTCTTATTGCGCTTGAGACAATCATTTAATTGGTAGGCAAGTTTTAACCCGATTGAGCGAACCACATAGTAGTCCCCCATGGAAAGGGTATTGTTGGCAATCGACGCTTTATAGTTTGCCGACTTGCCGTCACCTGCCATAAAGTCATAATAGTGACAACGAGATAAGCTAAACGATTGCTCGATCTGCATGCCAAAATGAACCATGCCCAGAGATACCCGCCCAAAATCCAGCGCTGAAAATCCTGATTGCAGATTGTAGACCCACCCATCAAGTTCTACGTCGAGCATGACGGATACACATTTATCATCGAGCATCAGAGCAGACAGATCGACGCACCCGCCTTCTTGCTGCAAGTGAGTCAGAAACAATCTTATAAACTGCTCCGACTCTCCAACAATACACGGCTTTCCCCAACGCACCTCATGAAATTGATTCAAGATCTTCAGGAAATGGTCAATATCCGGCCAAAGATTACGCCGGTGAAGCTCGCCTCTTTTCTGAAGTCGACGACGCCCACCCAGCACCCTATCTCTTGTGGACTTTCCGAGACCTGCGCAATAATCATCAAACGTTGCATTGGCTGTATTGATGCCATATGCCGGCATATCCTCCCGCCGCATTAACAGATATCCACGCGTAAGGCAGTACTGTTTGAGTAAATCCACTTCGAAGTCTTTGTCGAGAAGGCCACGCAAATAAAGCTGATCCCATTGCCCCGACTCTGCTTCCTGTAAAAACAGGGAGAAGTCCGCCGGCGAATTGAAACATAAATATTCGCTAGCAAACCCTTCGAGACAAGGTGTAGAGATGGCTTTCGGCGCCGCGCTTTGGAATCTAAGCAACTTGGCAAGGTTGATGGGATATTGAATCAGGTTGGACGAGTGGCCGGAATAAATCGGCCGTTCCGGCACGTCGCAGGGCCAGACCTGATCCCATGCCCTGAGCCATGACGCCGAACGGAACAAACCGGGCCGTACTGCGCAGGCACCTGGAGTGCCTGCGTGCATTAACTTACTATCGTTCAAAGGCGGCTTCTTGCACGTTCCAGATGGGTCGCGATTTCAGCATTGTCCGGCGCAAGTCGACTTGCCTGCTCGAGTAACTTTACCCCCTCCTGCACTTCACCCGCCTCGACCATAAACCAGCCCAACGTGTCGATAATCGCTGGCGAAGAAGGGGCTAAATCGTACGCACGACGAGCAAGCTTCAGGGCTTCTTCAATTGAATCTTTTTGAACGATCCATGCCAGATTGTTCAGCACCACAGGTTGGGCCTTGTTGATTTCCAACGCTTTCAAATAGTAAGCCTTTGCGCCACTTTCGTCTTTTTCCGCCTGTGCATTCATGGCTTTGTATACCAGGGGCTGGGCGGAATCGGGCAAACCGCTATGCCATTCATCCAGAAATAACGCAGCCTTGGTGAGCTCGTTTGCCTGACGTAACATAACAAACAATGCCTGCCCGGCAAGATCGGAAGGGGCGTGATCCCAGCTAGTACGGTATGCCATCAATGCATCAGGTAACTTTTTCTGGTGTTCAAAAATTTTACCCTGCAGGTATGCGCGCGTAGCCTGATCGCCTTGCCCCGCATTAAACTGGTCGAGCATTGATTGTGCACTGGCTGCATTTCCTGCATCCAACTCCAGCTTGACCAAATTTGCCAGATAGCCCATGTGGCGTGGCATTTCAGCCGCAGCATTCAGGAAGTGTTTTTTCGCTAAATTAAGATCGCCAT
This region of Simiduia agarivorans SA1 = DSM 21679 genomic DNA includes:
- a CDS encoding exosortase/archaeosortase family protein produces the protein MSVVAGLSRNRNFTNVVLVLLLLVFFLPVIEAWRALAGYWGKFSETYAHGYMVLACTLYLLYERHQQDGAFAAAAAKYETFLAMMTCVAMGGLFVLADYVQVRIVMLLLMPALLFAWVYGVFGGAAARATIIPIGLLYTAIPFWEVLSVPLRVVAVAVTEFGLEILQIPAYIDGFKIELAYGVLEVAHGCSGLVYLLTSLALSIIMAALYFPLFTQRVMIVLAACVVGVVANWVRIYSLVLIAHYSKMESALVYDHEFYGWVVYLAFFGLFMFVLMRRAASGAETSEAAPEPDSQAIKTRVIAAVLLSASLAVSTLIISRVLNSPDVPAASGRFTMPGFRPLHAPEPSVRFLGYDEYSAWEGSLSGIPVRTDLLLYFKQEQGKELAYYLNDIALREEVAVRTTNIDGFNVKQLYGALRGRLVAWQYRVGGYATTHSLKLKLYEALNGLTGESVSALHTLSYLCKSRRCTDEEWNQFRQLDFSAVAASMDVVVSEASQ
- a CDS encoding glycosyltransferase family 2 protein is translated as MLTAAFWISLLGVVYSYFLYPFILLLLTKAKNAKPSAENITNELPFVSLVITAYNEERNIADKLDDTLKVTYPGQLEIIVASDGSTDKTDEIVNAYADRGVKLVRPEQRLGKENAQKHAIAHCAGSIVVFSDVSTKIPEDALVHVVKYFDDPRIGAISSEDRFIANDNNETPGEGLYVRYEMWLRSLESKLAGLVGLSGSFFAARINICQEWDIRSPSDFNTALQCARQGYKAVTAPDVLGYYKDLADPKKEYQRKLRTVIRGMTAVSRNPACLNPLAFGLFAFQLFSHKIMRWLVPCFMVACLFLNAILVMSGGAWIYQALLACQLGFYSLALLGHALPALQSVSVIRLMVFFVRVNFALLDAGIQFVSGKRMTVWEPSKR
- a CDS encoding DegT/DnrJ/EryC1/StrS family aminotransferase, which produces MFGTAAPVGESILLSTQEPPGTLLDGHLTSYFESGTAALAAAIRLTRDSRQLARPHVIIPGYCCPDLVAACLYADVEIRVADTLPDAPFYCRQSLDAMLDSDTLAVICVNFCGLHEHIEHVKELLRARESKAIIIEDWAQYHPQASDTRMPIDGLAIRSFGKGKPASILTAGAVICSPNFKQQAGKSWENFEFAPPSLSPLKICAFNTILTPEVYRLALLFGVIRPGKTEFHPLKQVTRYHAADMQLLAANIAAWQRGPNQAQQAIVAHLEDHTGMQPINDLSHYRQSRLLRIPVLLQDKVHRDEVLRKGASLGLSPMYQKPIIEVAGVPTDAITRHDCKNAAVLADRLITLPCHGRLRATQINKLLQLISGSNAHD
- a CDS encoding GNAT family N-acetyltransferase, with amino-acid sequence MTKPTPKELKRQIKQLRQRISATRKAIEAREGEDTSDLLEQNRVDSADLKLLEKSLKQQLNKVCDSNEDEIKALIPPAFEPLQKRAGTDFTIIEADLESQGWQEFSEKHTRTTSCHGPALLNAIHQAYQHDAIVLLAKEGDAILGVLPIVILDSPIFGRYGASIPYFNYGGPLTHYSDVAEALIAYCKTLLTEYQLKHILIRTCLEGLPFSCSTDKASMILPLPSNSSALDGSLGSKVRSQVKKAGDNSFSFETGHSDLLDDFHKVLSENMRDLGSPFHGKTFFTHLLNQLGERCILAVAYLDDHPVSAGLLVASDTTLEIPWASTTRSGNRLNANMWFYHQVLTYAVEHNFAFFDFGRSSIDAGTFKFKKQWGANPVQHYWYTISNTQQSSAAPAAKEFGLLVKCWQQLPVWLARPIGAYIIRGIA
- a CDS encoding GNAT family N-acetyltransferase — encoded protein: MNDSKLMHAGTPGACAVRPGLFRSASWLRAWDQVWPCDVPERPIYSGHSSNLIQYPINLAKLLRFQSAAPKAISTPCLEGFASEYLCFNSPADFSLFLQEAESGQWDQLYLRGLLDKDFEVDLLKQYCLTRGYLLMRREDMPAYGINTANATFDDYCAGLGKSTRDRVLGGRRRLQKRGELHRRNLWPDIDHFLKILNQFHEVRWGKPCIVGESEQFIRLFLTHLQQEGGCVDLSALMLDDKCVSVMLDVELDGWVYNLQSGFSALDFGRVSLGMVHFGMQIEQSFSLSRCHYYDFMAGDGKSANYKASIANNTLSMGDYYVVRSIGLKLAYQLNDCLKRNKNITRYPE
- a CDS encoding glycosyltransferase, yielding MVSKVLHVASGDLWAGAEVQIWMLVRNLKRQGLDVRVLLLNEGELALRLRKDKIPVYVLDESKLCFATLVFASRQIVRDFQPHIIHSHRLKEHLIAALCKGLSGGMQLFRTVHGGAEFTPSIPQRVLRGLDQWMARRKCVRTIAVSEPMLPELQAQLGSSRVSLVENAIDLCALESAVAAASKDLEQDKLHIGIVGRLEPVKRVDRFIQAATEHCSMNPDSHWRFHIVGDGSERSSLMGSVKAAGLEHRVSFHGHVNNSAGYLSQFHAVVMCSEHEGMPMVGLETLALGRHLVCNGVGGLGSLKGFNGCHIYDQSKPHALLEALQVVAGQESCRDDRFMRRYSADQMAVRMCELYGARQAEVATCQ